In Anaerobacillus isosaccharinicus, one genomic interval encodes:
- a CDS encoding DUF4236 domain-containing protein — protein MSFRFQKRVKVAPGIRLNISKRGVSTSVGRRGGSVTLGRRGLYGNVGLPGSGLSYRTKLDKTTGRTLYTSPQKNSRAVPQTVLLNFDKTSHSLVFVDEDGQRVPPAVERDIKRKFNDDIQKIYDQKEQEINEHTTKLLKLHKETLQERSPEELRDLARKSVTLEVEMPSEREIFEELKVDFEEGLRFFERISLLLPKKRKEFLEKVKNEAQQQYTHEFKLFEQAQEEYEEAKLKRLAKVEKVIAGDPVAMELWLENFLAELDFPLDTNVSFSILSADTIYVDVDLPQMEEIPLTKAEILKSGKLKVQKKSQRELREHYAIMVGGTALYLCSYVFSLLPTCETIIISGYTQVKNKATGHLDDQYIYSLKVDKSTLYSLNMEEVHPIAAFENFEPIINATKTFIFREIKPYEPVEEKRN, from the coding sequence ATGAGCTTTCGATTTCAAAAACGAGTGAAAGTAGCACCAGGTATTCGTTTAAATATTAGTAAACGCGGCGTAAGCACCTCTGTTGGCCGACGTGGCGGTTCTGTAACACTAGGACGTCGTGGTCTTTATGGTAACGTTGGCCTACCTGGAAGCGGACTCTCCTATCGAACAAAATTAGATAAAACAACAGGCAGAACTTTATATACATCGCCTCAGAAAAATTCACGAGCTGTGCCTCAAACTGTTTTATTAAATTTCGATAAAACATCCCACTCGCTTGTTTTTGTCGATGAAGACGGTCAAAGAGTACCGCCAGCTGTTGAACGAGACATTAAGCGGAAATTTAACGATGATATTCAAAAAATATATGACCAAAAAGAACAAGAGATTAATGAACATACAACAAAACTCCTTAAACTACATAAAGAAACACTTCAAGAAAGATCACCTGAAGAGCTTAGAGATTTAGCAAGAAAATCTGTTACGCTTGAAGTAGAAATGCCAAGCGAAAGGGAAATTTTTGAAGAGTTAAAAGTAGATTTTGAGGAAGGTTTACGTTTTTTTGAAAGGATAAGCTTGCTTTTGCCTAAGAAACGAAAGGAATTTTTAGAAAAAGTAAAAAATGAAGCCCAGCAGCAATATACGCATGAGTTTAAATTATTTGAGCAAGCCCAAGAAGAGTATGAAGAAGCAAAACTAAAACGATTAGCAAAAGTAGAGAAAGTCATTGCAGGCGATCCAGTTGCAATGGAGCTTTGGCTAGAAAACTTTTTAGCTGAACTCGACTTTCCCTTAGATACAAACGTTTCATTTAGCATCTTGTCAGCGGATACGATCTATGTAGATGTGGATTTACCTCAGATGGAGGAAATTCCTTTAACAAAAGCAGAAATATTAAAATCTGGAAAGCTTAAAGTTCAAAAAAAATCACAACGAGAACTGCGTGAACATTATGCCATTATGGTAGGCGGAACCGCCCTCTATCTATGTTCCTATGTATTTTCACTTCTGCCTACTTGTGAGACAATTATCATATCAGGCTATACCCAAGTCAAAAACAAAGCAACAGGCCACTTAGATGATCAATATATCTATAGTTTGAAGGTCGATAAAAGTACATTGTACTCGCTTAATATGGAAGAAGTTCATCCAATAGCAGCTTTTGAAAACTTCGAGCCAATCATTAATGCAACAAAGACATTTATTTTTAGAGAAATTAAACCGTATGAACCAGTGGAAGAAAAAAGGAATTAA
- the cbpB gene encoding cyclic-di-AMP-binding protein CbpB: MIRETLKSSTFLNENMKSLIIPIEKVAHVQQNNSLEHALLVLVKSGYTAIPVLDRDSKLNGVISKALILDSILGLERIELDRLHTFKVSDVMNSKLATLKMSGTFSKALALSINNPFICMTDDDGAFKGILTRSSLLVYLNQELFQKK; this comes from the coding sequence ATGATCCGAGAAACTTTAAAAAGCTCAACATTTTTAAATGAAAATATGAAAAGCTTGATTATCCCAATTGAGAAAGTGGCACATGTACAACAAAACAATAGCTTAGAACATGCTTTGTTAGTCCTTGTAAAATCAGGATATACGGCTATCCCTGTGTTAGACAGAGATTCAAAGCTTAACGGTGTGATTAGTAAAGCGTTAATTTTAGATTCAATTCTTGGTCTTGAACGAATTGAACTTGACCGGCTCCATACCTTCAAAGTTTCAGATGTTATGAACTCCAAACTAGCGACGCTGAAAATGAGTGGAACGTTTTCAAAAGCACTAGCACTCTCCATTAACAACCCGTTTATTTGTATGACCGATGACGACGGGGCCTTCAAAGGCATTTTGACTAGAAGTTCCTTACTCGTTTACTTAAATCAGGAACTATTTCAGAAAAAGTAA
- the namA gene encoding NADPH dehydrogenase NamA: MSSLLFSPYELKNITLKNRLVMAPMCMYMSKNKDGHVTDWHITHYGSRAIGQVGLIIIEATAVTPQGRISDQDLGIWDDAHIEGLKRLVDHVHELGGKIGIQLAHAGRKAMVEGPIVAPSAIPFNENMKTPDEMTEAQVVETIKAFKKGAERAKQAGFDVIELHGAHGYLINEFLSPLTNKRDDAFGGNEEKRYELLNRVINDVKTVWDGPLFVRISANEYNEAGNSLDVFVDYAKRMKAQGVDLIDCSSGAVVPAAMDVFPGYQVRYAETIRKQAEVPTGAVGLITTGNQAEEILRNERADLIFIARPFLRDPYLPRTFAKELNAAFEAPKAYDRGW; this comes from the coding sequence ATGTCATCACTACTTTTTTCACCATACGAACTTAAGAACATCACGTTAAAAAATCGTCTTGTTATGGCACCAATGTGTATGTATATGTCCAAAAACAAAGACGGTCATGTTACTGACTGGCATATTACTCATTACGGTAGCCGTGCAATTGGCCAAGTTGGCTTAATTATTATTGAAGCGACAGCAGTAACGCCACAAGGAAGAATTTCTGATCAAGACCTTGGAATATGGGATGATGCGCATATCGAGGGATTAAAACGATTAGTCGATCATGTTCATGAATTAGGCGGTAAGATTGGTATTCAACTAGCACATGCAGGAAGAAAAGCAATGGTCGAAGGGCCAATTGTCGCCCCTTCAGCGATTCCATTTAACGAAAATATGAAAACACCTGATGAAATGACAGAAGCACAAGTAGTAGAAACAATCAAAGCTTTTAAAAAGGGTGCAGAACGAGCAAAACAAGCCGGCTTTGATGTCATTGAACTCCACGGGGCACACGGTTATTTAATTAACGAATTTTTATCGCCGTTAACGAATAAACGAGATGATGCTTTTGGCGGAAATGAAGAAAAACGTTATGAATTGTTAAATCGTGTAATTAATGACGTAAAAACCGTCTGGGACGGACCACTTTTTGTTCGGATTTCAGCAAATGAATATAACGAGGCAGGCAATAGCCTAGATGTGTTTGTTGATTATGCGAAGAGAATGAAAGCTCAAGGTGTTGACCTGATTGACTGCAGCTCAGGGGCAGTTGTTCCAGCGGCTATGGATGTATTTCCTGGCTACCAAGTCCGTTATGCTGAAACCATTCGCAAACAAGCTGAAGTACCAACTGGTGCGGTTGGCTTAATTACAACAGGCAATCAAGCAGAAGAGATTTTACGTAACGAAAGAGCCGATCTCATATTTATTGCGAGGCCATTTTTACGAGACCCATACTTACCAAGAACTTTTGCTAAAGAGCTTAATGCAGCATTCGAAGCACCAAAAGCTTATGATCGTGGTTGGTAG
- a CDS encoding DNA polymerase IV encodes MKQFYPKDGRVIFHVDMNSFYASVEIAFDPSLKGKPVAIAGNAKERRGIIVTSSYEARAKGVKTTMPIWEAKKHCPELIVMTPNFDRYRKASLQIFQLLREYTPLVEPVSIDEGYMDISACYQLGTPLFIAQTIQTRLLKELNLPCSIGIAPNKFLAKMASDMKKPLGITVLRKREVETVLWPLKVGEMHGVGQKTAEKLNKIGIITIGDLARSDVTRLKASLGINGEKIYARANGIDHRPVDPDAVYDFKSIGNSTTLPADTINLDKIKVILTNLADSVARRMAKKEVCAETIQITIRYFDRKTVTRSQTVLNPISSQAEIYKVALILFTKHWNGDPVRLLGVTAQQLLEKKNAFKQLDLFNYKKDEKKYELTKIVDQLRDRFGEEALLKGSQLAANKEDRLTDKKKRGTSLEKDFFYENREQEE; translated from the coding sequence ATGAAGCAATTTTATCCAAAAGATGGACGGGTTATTTTTCATGTTGATATGAATAGTTTTTATGCATCTGTTGAAATTGCCTTTGATCCTTCTTTAAAGGGAAAGCCTGTTGCGATTGCTGGTAATGCTAAAGAACGTCGCGGTATTATCGTGACAAGTAGCTATGAAGCAAGGGCTAAGGGTGTAAAGACAACAATGCCTATCTGGGAAGCGAAGAAACATTGCCCAGAGTTAATTGTAATGACACCAAACTTTGACCGATATCGAAAAGCATCTCTACAGATTTTTCAATTATTAAGAGAGTATACTCCATTAGTCGAACCGGTTTCAATTGATGAGGGGTATATGGATATTTCAGCTTGTTACCAACTAGGGACACCGTTATTCATCGCTCAAACGATTCAAACTCGTTTATTAAAAGAGTTGAATTTGCCTTGTAGCATTGGCATTGCACCAAATAAATTTTTAGCGAAAATGGCCAGTGACATGAAAAAGCCTTTAGGAATTACTGTGCTGAGAAAAAGGGAAGTAGAAACGGTGTTATGGCCATTAAAGGTTGGAGAAATGCATGGTGTCGGACAGAAGACAGCTGAGAAGTTAAATAAAATTGGGATTATCACAATTGGTGACTTAGCTAGGAGTGATGTGACTAGGTTAAAAGCTAGTTTAGGCATAAACGGTGAAAAAATTTACGCTAGGGCTAATGGAATTGATCATCGTCCGGTTGATCCTGATGCTGTTTATGACTTTAAAAGTATTGGTAATTCGACAACACTACCAGCTGATACAATTAACTTAGATAAAATAAAGGTAATCCTGACTAATTTAGCGGATTCTGTAGCCAGAAGAATGGCTAAAAAAGAAGTTTGTGCAGAAACAATTCAAATTACAATTCGTTATTTTGATCGAAAAACTGTAACTAGAAGTCAGACGGTACTAAATCCTATTAGTAGTCAGGCAGAAATATACAAGGTAGCTTTGATTCTTTTTACAAAACATTGGAACGGTGATCCTGTTCGTCTTTTAGGAGTGACAGCACAACAATTACTTGAAAAGAAAAATGCCTTTAAACAGCTTGATTTGTTTAACTACAAAAAGGATGAAAAAAAATATGAACTAACAAAGATTGTTGATCAACTAAGAGATCGCTTCGGTGAAGAAGCGCTACTAAAAGGATCACAGCTAGCGGCTAATAAAGAAGATAGACTGACGGATAAAAAGAAGCGGGGTACTAGTTTAGAAAAAGATTTTTTCTATGAAAATCGTGAACAAGAAGAATAG
- a CDS encoding EscU/YscU/HrcU family type III secretion system export apparatus switch protein, giving the protein MMISKHFNHKQRKNVNGPTAAVIRYDENSDKGPQVVAHGKGQVANQIIALAKKNNIHMQEDPILVENLIDMDLGDNIPPQLYAVMAEILLLIEQMEKNY; this is encoded by the coding sequence ATGATGATTTCAAAGCATTTTAACCATAAGCAAAGAAAAAATGTGAATGGCCCAACTGCAGCAGTCATTCGCTATGATGAAAACTCGGATAAAGGTCCACAAGTCGTTGCTCATGGGAAAGGTCAGGTCGCCAATCAAATTATCGCCCTTGCTAAAAAAAATAATATTCACATGCAAGAAGATCCAATACTCGTTGAAAACTTGATAGACATGGATTTAGGAGATAACATCCCACCGCAACTCTATGCCGTCATGGCCGAAATTTTATTATTAATTGAACAAATGGAGAAAAACTATTAA
- a CDS encoding YaaR family protein, translating into MDVQRVGRASLNKAEAKKTGPQASVSFSELMTKGRDEQAYAKLDKLMRDIEDQGKLLADTRTVDELRKYKGLIKEFMEDAVKLGLSLEERRGFNRRGRTKIYKIVTEVDRKLLDLTDAVLKKEKSGLDILDMVGEIKGLIVNVYA; encoded by the coding sequence ATGGACGTACAAAGAGTTGGACGTGCGAGTTTAAATAAAGCCGAAGCAAAAAAGACGGGGCCACAGGCAAGTGTGTCTTTTAGTGAACTGATGACAAAAGGCCGCGATGAACAGGCGTATGCGAAGCTTGATAAATTAATGAGAGACATTGAAGACCAGGGGAAGTTGCTGGCTGATACTCGAACGGTTGATGAGCTACGAAAGTACAAAGGACTTATAAAAGAGTTTATGGAAGACGCTGTTAAGCTAGGACTGAGCCTTGAAGAGCGTCGAGGCTTTAATCGACGTGGCCGAACAAAAATATACAAAATCGTCACAGAAGTAGACCGGAAACTTCTAGACTTAACAGATGCCGTTCTTAAAAAAGAGAAAAGTGGTTTAGATATTCTTGATATGGTTGGGGAAATTAAAGGCTTAATTGTAAATGTCTACGCTTAG
- a CDS encoding divergent polysaccharide deacetylase family protein encodes MKLKRIMLLLLCFCAIMGPQTSIAENSDEVKVAIIIDDFGGKVKGVYEFFETKIPITVAVMPFLEESKEQAELAHSLGLEVMIHLPLQPKKGKASWLGPNPITKDLSLAEVKKRVIEAIDSVPHAKGMNNHMGSLIVEDEAIMRVILETAKEYNLYFIDSGTAPKSVIPKLAEELGVPWAMRDIFLDDTLSSSGHVHKQMNKLARVAEHKGQAIGIGHVGIKGEATVKGVKDAVKSFADKKIMIVPASHLLKTNVEKKPDQFWQ; translated from the coding sequence ATGAAACTAAAACGAATCATGTTATTATTGCTTTGTTTTTGTGCAATTATGGGGCCACAAACGAGTATCGCTGAAAATTCAGACGAAGTAAAAGTGGCAATTATTATTGATGATTTTGGTGGTAAAGTAAAAGGCGTTTATGAGTTTTTCGAAACGAAAATCCCAATAACTGTTGCCGTTATGCCTTTTTTAGAAGAATCCAAAGAACAGGCGGAACTGGCTCACAGCTTAGGATTAGAGGTAATGATCCATTTACCATTGCAACCGAAAAAAGGAAAGGCGTCTTGGTTAGGTCCTAATCCAATTACAAAAGATTTATCATTAGCTGAAGTGAAAAAACGAGTGATAGAGGCGATCGATAGTGTTCCCCATGCCAAAGGAATGAACAATCATATGGGTTCACTTATTGTAGAAGATGAAGCCATTATGAGAGTTATTCTAGAAACGGCTAAAGAGTACAATCTTTATTTTATTGATAGTGGCACCGCGCCTAAGTCTGTTATTCCGAAATTAGCAGAAGAATTAGGGGTTCCTTGGGCAATGCGTGATATCTTCTTAGATGACACTCTTTCTTCAAGTGGGCATGTACATAAACAGATGAATAAGCTAGCAAGAGTCGCTGAGCATAAGGGGCAAGCGATTGGAATTGGTCATGTAGGGATCAAAGGAGAAGCAACCGTAAAAGGCGTGAAAGATGCAGTTAAAAGTTTCGCTGATAAGAAAATAATGATCGTCCCTGCCTCACATCTTCTTAAAACAAACGTTGAGAAAAAGCCTGATCAATTTTGGCAGTGA
- the fliS gene encoding flagellar export chaperone FliS: MTLITKEALHKKSPQEITALLYEACLDNLEEAKKAIQEKNYILANEKLQKSNDILERLGAGLNYEAGIIADQLDTVYNYMADRLVQANYNKDTNTIDEVITLIKQISAAWHQALKNNKDVQPKAVKQKTNAYEQTAIYEN, encoded by the coding sequence GTGACACTTATTACAAAAGAAGCACTACACAAGAAGTCACCACAAGAAATTACTGCACTTCTTTATGAAGCTTGTCTTGATAACCTTGAAGAAGCAAAAAAAGCCATTCAAGAAAAAAACTATATTCTAGCAAACGAGAAACTTCAAAAATCAAATGATATATTAGAACGCTTAGGCGCAGGTTTAAACTATGAAGCTGGTATTATCGCAGATCAACTAGATACTGTATATAACTACATGGCAGATCGCCTTGTTCAAGCGAACTATAATAAAGATACTAATACCATTGATGAAGTAATAACTCTAATAAAACAAATTTCAGCAGCTTGGCATCAAGCCTTAAAAAATAATAAAGATGTTCAACCTAAAGCTGTTAAACAAAAAACTAATGCCTACGAGCAAACAGCCATTTACGAAAATTAA
- a CDS encoding DUF2512 family protein produces the protein MQHVKPVLVKFVIYSILITLVLLFYGYSIASLLVLSAILVVVTYFLGDMIVLPLKGNWIATLVDVAIVFLGVLIWTVPSYGLYFSVIGGALFVAFIVGVCEWFIHIYIIGRVDRDGREPLYD, from the coding sequence ATGCAGCATGTAAAGCCGGTTCTCGTAAAATTTGTCATTTACAGTATTCTGATTACATTGGTTTTATTGTTTTATGGATATTCAATCGCGTCCCTGCTTGTGCTCTCAGCTATTTTAGTTGTAGTCACATACTTTTTAGGGGATATGATTGTTTTGCCTTTGAAAGGAAATTGGATTGCTACACTTGTTGATGTGGCCATTGTTTTCTTAGGCGTATTAATATGGACGGTACCAAGCTATGGTCTTTATTTTTCAGTTATTGGAGGCGCTTTGTTTGTGGCTTTTATTGTCGGAGTTTGTGAATGGTTTATTCACATTTATATTATTGGCAGAGTAGACCGAGACGGGCGTGAGCCACTTTACGATTAA
- a CDS encoding SRPBCC family protein: MFSGEFIYKTKLPIKKEVAWTFFNDISNLVRITTFPKITIVSHSGTKKGSVTELDLNFFLFSKKWTLTYIDVEKGEFFTDVSDTVPFPFKSWEHTHSFEEVGEETVMFDKVKFESYVPSFIAKIGLSIMFKGRQQSLKKHLPI, translated from the coding sequence ATGTTTAGCGGAGAATTTATTTATAAAACGAAACTTCCAATTAAAAAAGAAGTGGCCTGGACCTTTTTTAATGATATAAGCAATTTAGTACGGATAACGACCTTTCCAAAAATAACAATAGTCTCACACAGCGGAACAAAGAAAGGTAGTGTGACAGAACTTGATTTAAACTTTTTTCTTTTCAGTAAAAAATGGACGCTAACATACATTGATGTAGAGAAAGGCGAATTTTTCACGGATGTTAGTGATACTGTACCATTTCCTTTTAAAAGTTGGGAACATACACATTCCTTTGAAGAAGTTGGTGAAGAAACAGTCATGTTTGATAAAGTGAAGTTCGAGTCGTATGTTCCAAGCTTCATTGCAAAAATAGGCCTATCGATCATGTTTAAAGGTCGACAACAATCATTGAAAAAACACCTTCCTATTTAA
- a CDS encoding flagellin, translating to MKINNNIQALNAYRNLSGNQFKTSKNLEKLSSGLRINRAADDAAGLAISEKMRSQIRGLKQAERNSMDGISLMQTAEGALQEVHSILQRMRELSVQGANDTNTKYDREQIQKEIEQLKLEVDSISEKTEFNTRKLLNGSSAVLTSINGIGDNGASVVGNPKVFDPRLGTGAYHVKVENTQEIVKLNQVGAGLATANKINLDPSSTFYPQAFGEYTVNVRSFIANETASGTQYSANIQVIGPNGLPLEDRSVDVFESNTGTNGKNGTEFFSIGGLNIDTRSINEAGTIKVSIEQQATFSVYRGDEAIPANKIAAEKTMITNEGVIKHGGIEFSFDNKVSTPTAKATSTVPVNSIATLSAYGLTITGGGSGTDYNGYEVTIADVATEGIVINHGATPKTITINLNLSGIPSDDLSALPLTVNGTQPAGGEFTFLGNASGLGTGVGGAIGITTGGSSVNSGSGNIVIADQTTFTGTTGTWDVTFDGTNFLLDKNDGHTPITIQPGVHTVDGLDLDFTGITPQNGDSWRINVTEAGAPVNKETKFSITNNALAFQIGPNTNQNVMIDVPRLDVVTLGIEEIDVTSQKGANEAIFTLDKAISILSDVRAKLGATQNRMEHTINNLQVTHENLTASESRIRDADMALEMTEFTRNNIINQAATAMLAQANQLPQGVLQLLQ from the coding sequence ATGAAAATTAATAATAATATTCAAGCATTAAACGCTTACCGTAATTTATCTGGAAACCAATTTAAAACATCAAAAAACCTTGAAAAACTGTCTTCAGGTCTTCGAATAAACCGTGCTGCAGATGACGCAGCAGGACTTGCAATCTCTGAAAAAATGCGCTCGCAAATCCGAGGCTTGAAGCAAGCAGAACGTAACTCAATGGATGGTATTTCATTAATGCAAACAGCCGAGGGAGCACTTCAAGAAGTTCATTCAATACTACAAAGAATGCGTGAACTATCAGTACAAGGTGCTAATGATACAAATACAAAGTATGACCGTGAGCAAATTCAAAAAGAAATCGAGCAACTTAAGCTAGAAGTTGACAGTATCTCTGAAAAAACAGAATTTAACACACGTAAGCTTTTAAACGGTTCTAGTGCAGTTCTAACCTCAATTAATGGTATTGGTGATAATGGAGCTAGCGTAGTTGGTAATCCTAAAGTGTTTGATCCGCGTTTAGGAACAGGTGCATATCACGTTAAGGTAGAAAATACTCAAGAAATAGTTAAGCTTAATCAAGTAGGTGCGGGCTTAGCAACTGCAAACAAGATAAATTTAGATCCTAGTAGCACGTTTTATCCACAAGCCTTTGGTGAGTATACGGTTAACGTTAGAAGCTTTATTGCTAATGAAACTGCTAGTGGGACTCAATATAGTGCAAACATCCAAGTTATTGGTCCAAATGGTTTACCTCTTGAAGATCGTTCTGTCGATGTGTTTGAAAGTAACACTGGTACGAATGGAAAAAATGGAACAGAATTCTTTTCAATTGGTGGCTTAAACATTGATACTAGAAGTATTAATGAAGCTGGGACTATCAAAGTTTCTATTGAACAACAAGCAACATTCTCAGTATACCGTGGTGATGAGGCAATTCCAGCCAATAAAATAGCTGCAGAAAAAACCATGATTACAAATGAAGGTGTAATTAAGCATGGTGGAATTGAATTTTCATTTGATAACAAAGTTAGTACACCAACTGCAAAGGCTACTTCCACAGTACCAGTAAATTCAATTGCAACTCTATCGGCTTATGGATTGACAATCACTGGTGGAGGTAGTGGAACTGACTATAATGGTTATGAAGTGACAATTGCTGATGTTGCCACAGAAGGAATAGTAATAAATCATGGTGCTACTCCTAAAACAATAACTATTAACTTAAATTTATCGGGGATACCTTCTGATGATCTTTCTGCTTTACCTCTAACTGTAAATGGTACACAACCAGCTGGAGGTGAATTCACGTTTTTAGGTAATGCCTCAGGTTTAGGGACAGGTGTTGGAGGAGCAATTGGTATTACCACTGGTGGCTCTAGTGTAAACTCTGGTTCCGGAAATATCGTAATTGCAGATCAAACAACATTTACTGGTACAACTGGTACATGGGATGTAACTTTTGATGGGACTAATTTCCTTTTAGATAAGAATGATGGTCATACACCGATAACAATACAACCTGGTGTCCATACTGTTGATGGCTTAGATCTTGATTTTACCGGTATCACACCTCAAAATGGAGATTCATGGAGAATAAATGTAACAGAAGCTGGAGCACCTGTTAATAAAGAAACCAAATTCTCCATTACAAACAACGCCCTTGCTTTCCAAATCGGGCCAAATACGAATCAAAACGTTATGATTGACGTTCCTCGTCTTGACGTAGTTACATTAGGTATTGAAGAAATAGATGTGACATCTCAAAAAGGTGCAAACGAAGCAATCTTTACGTTAGATAAAGCGATCAGTATCCTTTCTGATGTCCGCGCCAAACTCGGTGCTACACAAAACCGTATGGAGCACACAATTAACAACTTACAAGTAACTCACGAAAACTTAACAGCTTCTGAATCACGTATTCGTGACGCTGATATGGCTTTAGAAATGACTGAGTTTACTCGTAATAACATTATTAACCAAGCTGCAACTGCAATGCTTGCACAAGCTAACCAATTACCACAAGGTGTGCTTCAATTATTACAATAA
- a CDS encoding MerR family transcriptional regulator — protein MSSYKNKKVITIGIVSELTGLSERQIRYYEERKLIFPERSKGGTRKFSFSDVERLVDIANKMEDGMQTFEIRKAEQRQLRENELRDRMLRGQINAAFNIRK, from the coding sequence TTGTCTTCTTATAAAAATAAAAAGGTGATAACAATCGGCATCGTTAGTGAGTTAACAGGTTTGTCAGAGCGCCAAATACGCTATTATGAAGAACGAAAACTTATTTTTCCTGAGCGTTCAAAAGGTGGTACTAGAAAGTTTTCTTTTTCAGATGTCGAGCGATTAGTTGATATTGCTAATAAAATGGAAGATGGTATGCAGACATTTGAAATTAGAAAAGCCGAACAAAGACAACTTCGTGAAAACGAACTTAGAGATCGGATGCTTCGCGGTCAAATAAATGCAGCGTTTAATATTAGAAAATAA
- a CDS encoding NAD(P)/FAD-dependent oxidoreductase: MKKYDVVVVGAGPAGIFTVYELLEQKPDLNVLFIDKGHSIYNRRCPINEKKIEKCPPPKGRKDFAGCLPACSITAGFGGAGAYSDGKFNITTAFGGWMQEYLPPSQVLELIKYVDAVNLKHGAPEESTDPTTLAVREIERKAMGAGLKLLRAIVRHLGTEKNLEILTSIYEFLKDKVEMRFRTEVEDIMTEKTNDGFKITGIVLKNGEEISADQVVIVPGRDGSEWLGNLLKKRDYRMINNQVDIGVRVETSDVIMEEINRHLYEAKFVFNTSVGTTVRTFCSNPSGHVVVENHSGIMTANGHAYKDPKLGSENTNFALLVSHTFTEPFDEPISFAKEVSKRANDLSDGSVIVQKYGDILKGRRSTEKRIKEGFLEPTLKEAVPGDLGLVLPYNTMKSLIEMMEALDQVTPGLASEHTLFYGVEAKFYSARPVLTSDFETQISGLYAGGDGGGVTRGLAQAGANGVHIARAIIKKRSEQLQPQLTV, from the coding sequence ATGAAGAAATATGATGTAGTAGTTGTTGGGGCAGGTCCGGCAGGAATATTTACTGTCTATGAATTACTAGAGCAGAAGCCGGATTTAAATGTTCTGTTTATTGATAAAGGACACTCCATTTATAATCGTCGATGTCCTATAAATGAAAAGAAAATTGAAAAATGCCCGCCACCAAAAGGGAGAAAAGACTTTGCTGGTTGTTTGCCTGCCTGTTCAATTACAGCAGGATTTGGTGGAGCAGGTGCATATTCAGATGGGAAATTTAATATTACGACTGCCTTTGGTGGCTGGATGCAAGAATATTTACCGCCGTCACAAGTGCTGGAATTAATAAAATATGTTGATGCTGTTAACTTAAAGCATGGAGCACCAGAGGAAAGTACTGATCCTACAACTCTAGCTGTTCGTGAAATCGAAAGAAAAGCAATGGGGGCTGGGTTAAAGCTTCTTCGTGCGATCGTTAGACATTTAGGAACTGAGAAAAATTTAGAAATATTAACAAGCATTTATGAGTTTTTAAAAGATAAAGTTGAAATGCGCTTCCGTACCGAAGTAGAGGATATTATGACAGAAAAGACGAACGATGGCTTTAAAATAACAGGGATCGTTCTGAAAAATGGCGAGGAAATTAGTGCTGATCAAGTTGTTATCGTTCCGGGTCGAGATGGGTCGGAGTGGTTAGGAAACTTATTGAAAAAGCGTGACTACCGTATGATTAACAACCAAGTTGATATTGGTGTTCGCGTTGAGACTTCTGACGTCATTATGGAAGAAATTAATCGTCACTTATACGAAGCGAAATTTGTTTTTAATACTTCTGTAGGTACGACCGTTAGAACGTTTTGCTCAAATCCATCAGGTCATGTTGTTGTAGAAAATCATAGTGGTATTATGACAGCGAACGGTCACGCCTATAAAGATCCAAAGCTAGGTAGTGAAAATACAAATTTTGCGCTACTCGTTTCTCATACTTTTACAGAGCCGTTTGACGAACCAATTTCTTTTGCGAAAGAAGTGTCAAAAAGAGCAAATGATTTATCTGATGGTTCCGTCATTGTGCAGAAATACGGTGATATCTTAAAAGGTAGACGTTCAACAGAAAAACGGATTAAAGAAGGCTTTTTAGAGCCAACATTAAAAGAAGCCGTTCCAGGTGATTTAGGACTTGTGCTTCCTTATAATACGATGAAAAGTTTAATCGAGATGATGGAAGCTCTTGATCAAGTGACACCAGGACTAGCTTCTGAGCACACATTATTTTACGGAGTAGAAGCGAAGTTTTACTCAGCAAGACCTGTTTTAACAAGTGATTTTGAAACGCAAATATCTGGCCTTTATGCTGGTGGCGATGGTGGAGGAGTGACTCGGGGCTTAGCTCAAGCAGGTGCTAACGGAGTTCATATTGCCCGAGCAATAATTAAAAAGCGTAGTGAACAACTGCAACCACAGTTGACAGTGTAA